In Phaseolus vulgaris cultivar G19833 chromosome 3, P. vulgaris v2.0, whole genome shotgun sequence, the sequence TTTTTTAAGCTCAAAATTTTACATCAgagcaaaacaaaaaatatatattacatttcataacatatttttatgttatatatatatttttttaatttaagtacCTCACATTTCTGGAAACATAAAATGCAACAAAAGGAATATGAGGTACTTAAACAAAAGTTGATCCATTACCTGACAGTTATAAAACCATCAACTAATGGATGTTAATTATGTGAAATAGAAACAAAGGCGTAAAGTTATTTAGGAAAACTTAATTATAGTGCACAATAATGTAAATTAAGATTAGATGGAGATTATTTATTATGTGTAGGTAGTTGCTGTGTTTTTGTTTTGGGGGAGCTAGCtatctttttcttttgagtGTAAGGTGTTAGGTCTGAAGCAGTTGGAAAGTGTTGGACCCTcgcaaaaagaaaaaacaataaaataaaaaaaatataaggacAGTTGGGACCTTATCCAATTGCATGTGGACAGTTCAGTTTGCTAAATTACCTAAAACCATTACACAGGTAAAATGAAATTACTAGAATCTACCTCTTATTGTCTATTTCATCTTTCACTTTTACCCCTGCATTACAAAGCTAAATCAATTTAGCCTGCAATTTTTCAGACGCTTCCTTACTACAAAAACCACCCACAAGCAAAAATATGCTGATCTCTGCCCATAAGACCAGATATGCAACTTCAATGTAGATTCCTCAGATTTTTTCTGCACCTACCTGCTGACCTTAGATTCCCTCTCAAACCCTTCTTTCAAGTAAAAAGTTCtgataaaaactttttagaaactCAGTTCACAAGCCTTGCAATGGAAGAACCTTTTAGTTTTAATGGTTTAATGTGATGTTAGATAAATTAAAAGTAAGCACGATTTGATTAAAAACATCTTCATTTcgttttaatgaaaaaaaaattcgtGCTTAATAAGGAAAATTGCTAGCTTATAATTAAAAGGTCACATGCAAGAGTCATACGAAGATCCTTTCAAACAAGGAAGAAATATGATGAGTCTTACATCGGAAAGCTAACCCTCACCACTACAGTTGTTCTTTTGACCTATCATAGTCCCATGTCATGTGGTGTTATGAATATAGATGAGTCCCAAGTTAGTAAAAATCTATACACCAAATCTGATGAAAAATACAAGCTGGGTCCTCTGCATCTAACTGTGCCTGGAAGTAAGCACTTTTGAATATAGTAAAATTTTAACAACTTTGGATTCGAAAAAGTTTGTGTAGGCTCAACTTTGTGCTTTAAAAGGTAAACACAAAccgaaataaaataataataacaacaataattataaaGGAGGTGACAAGTAAGTGAGAGAGGTGCAGAATATAAAAAGGGTTGTTCCTCACTCACTCTCACTCACAGCCAGTCCATATGCCAGTTTGGAAATATTCTTCCCATATCCATTTAATGCTGCCATTAACACCTCTGGCAGCGTCTAGCATTCATTGAGCTTCTGACACTAACTTCTTTAATTAGGCCTTTCactcctttcaaatttcttattAAAACCCCTCCCTTCCATTTTCCTCTTGTTTCTTCTGGTCTTGCTACCCCCACCAGATTTTGCTCTTGAAACCTCACAGTCAAAAAATGATGCAGGACTCAATTGGGATCAATATTCCTGCTTGCTTTTCTTCTTCAGCAGAGAAGCAGCATGGTGATGATCATGGAGCTGTGACCCGTTCAGGCCAGAGCGTCTACATGTCTGTGTACAGAACAAAGGTTGCTGACCACTGCCGTTTGATCACCATCACATGGTGCAAAAACCTCTTGCTTCATGGGCTTTCGGTGTCAGTGGAAGGCCCTGAAGGAGAAGAACAGTACACCTGCAAGGTGGAGGTGAAGCCATGGTACTTTTGGAGGAAGCAAGGCTCCAAACGCTTCATAGTGGATGGTAAAGCCGTTGATATTTTCTGGGACCTTAAGGCTGCGAAATTTAACGGTGAAACGGAACCAACCTCGGAGTACTATGTGGCAGTGGTTTGTGATGAAGAGGTTGTTCTGCTCCTCGGTGATCTAAAGAAAGAGGCATACAGAAGGACGGGGTGCAGGCCAGCACTTATTGACCCCATTTTGGTTTCaaaaaaagaacatatttttGGGAAGAAAAAGTTCTCCACTAGagccaagtttcatgagaagGGTAGGTGGCACGAGATTTCAATTGAGTGTAAGAACAAGGGAAATAATGGGGACTCTCTGAGTGGGGTTCAGCCAGAGATGGAGATAAGGATTGATGGGCACTTGGTGATTCATGTGAAGCACTTGCAGTGGAAGTTTAGGGGCAACGAGTCAATTCATCTcagcaaaatgagagtagagGTATATTGGGATGTTCATGATTGGCTATTTAGTCCTGGTTTAAAGCATGCTTTATTCATTTTTAAGCCAATTTTATCATCTAGTACTACTGCTTCTTCTATGTCATCTTCCTCACCTTCATTAACCTCCTCCTCACCTCCGTTATCTACTGATCAGACAAGGAGTTCTGGATCAGTAGAGGGATTTAGTGTGAGTGGGTCATCAGAGTTTTGCTTGTTTCTTTATGCTTGGAAGGTTGAATGAAGGAGCCATGCCAACTTAATGGCATATATGACCCATCAACACCGGCAAAATAAGGCTGAAAATGGACTTGGTCTCCTAGTCATAATGGAAAGGTGAAGATGCAGGTGTAGATTGGGTTGAGAGAGAAAGATGGAGATGGGTTTGGTTCAGATGGAGAAAGGAAGTGGGGCCAAACAGTGGCTTGGGAGTTAGTTACAGCTGGGGTTGAGCAAATGCGCATAATTGTGGACAAGACAGATTGTATCACATTCACAATCACACACATGCCCAATAATTCTCCATCCAGAGGCATCTACGTCTCCACCTACATTTTACCACACTGGAAAATGCTCTTTCTTGATCCGATCTTGGTATGTGTATGTTTCCTCCAAAATCTATCAACCAAAGGTACATCTTACCTAAATTTTGTAtcacaaaaaaatatatgtagACAGAAGATTAATGAACTGAATGTTTGTATTGGCCCATATATTATAATGTTCATGCATGTGACGGAAAATGGTAACCCGCAAAGAGAGGATGGGTGTTTGCTGATGATGTAGAAACAAGAGTACAATAATCCGATTATGTGCACCTCACGCACATTAATACACATGCTTCTCTTTCCAGTTGTTCGATTATCAGTATCATCCTCATCATTACTGCCTAAGTTCGTTACTCTATTAATTCCTTATTCATTCGGAAACTCTGTATAAAAATTATAGTACAAATAGCCAGGTAGGTGAAGCATTGCAGAAAATGAATAACGACCCTTAGAAAACGTTTGTTAAGGCCTAAAATATATGATTCTGATTTTGGTCCAAGGGTAGGACTTTTTatgttcattttatttcttctaCCTCACAGGGCTTATTATACTTATACACCCACGAGAAGGGATATTATTAGAAATTTACAAAACGATGCATGTAGCAAAAACAGTGTATTAAAATGATTGCAGCATTTGTtgcaagataaaaaaaatagtagatTTGTTCTTTGGGGGTCAAAAGAAACGAGAAGTGAACTACAAAGTTCGTCCTTTTTGGGAAGCAGTTGAAGTTTTTTTTGACCAAGGAGATTATTAATTCACGTCAACGTCGCAAACAATGATAACGAGGTCACACTGAAAGATTCAAAAGTATGCGGCCAGTGACTAGGCTGATTTATAGAAGAAAAATATTGGTAGGCCCAGATGTTACTGTTTAACACAGGTAATAGTTTAACCCGCAAAGTGACCACAACGCCATAATtaaacataaagcaaaaattTATGGCAGTTATTGAGAGATTCCTAAGTTCTAATTCAACCACTTTGAAAGATGTTAATATGGCTTCTGCTGTAACTCAACCATTTTTTCTGTAAAAGTTTGGTTCttatgattaaaatatatattcgtGAGATGAAGCACATGTAGATAAAGCACTGAATCCAAAGTTGTATTATTTGGAAATGGTCGAAATTAATTTTTGAccaaactttatttattttcatgccAAGCCAAATTAGGATGAAGTGAAGTATGTTGATGAAAAAGATATAGTAGTCATTTAAAGTTCTTTCACAATTGCCCATTAGAGTAAAAAATgattaataaaaattgaaaagataatAGGACATAGTAGAAGCACTGTGTATTTGAAGAATTTGCAAAAATTAAGTTGGCAATGGCATACATGGATGATGAGATGTATTCATTTTGAACCAAAACCAAACCACCTTGCCAAGAAGAACTTGTTTTTCCCACGTGGGACCTCCTTTTCCGCATGTTGTGGTGTTG encodes:
- the LOC137807922 gene encoding uncharacterized protein, whose protein sequence is MMQDSIGINIPACFSSSAEKQHGDDHGAVTRSGQSVYMSVYRTKVADHCRLITITWCKNLLLHGLSVSVEGPEGEEQYTCKVEVKPWYFWRKQGSKRFIVDGKAVDIFWDLKAAKFNGETEPTSEYYVAVVCDEEVVLLLGDLKKEAYRRTGCRPALIDPILVSKKEHIFGKKKFSTRAKFHEKGRWHEISIECKNKGNNGDSLSGVQPEMEIRIDGHLVIHVKHLQWKFRGNESIHLSKMRVEVYWDVHDWLFSPGLKHALFIFKPILSSSTTASSMSSSSPSLTSSSPPLSTDQTRSSGSVEGFSVSGSSEFCLFLYAWKVE